The Zobellia alginiliquefaciens genome contains a region encoding:
- a CDS encoding response regulator transcription factor gives MKEILIIEDDPEIIKLLEIHLTDLIYKTSKAMDGAEGLLMALNKDYDLILLDLTLPSMDGVEICKKLRAEKNTPVIMLTAKSEEIDRVLGLEIGADDYITKPFSIRELLARIKAVMRRTDAQQTKAENTATIECEGLFIDIDKRKVLLNDSKVELSPKEFELLVLMASNPGRNYSRTELLNMIWGYNFEGYEHTVNSHINRLRAKIESDMANPTFILTTWGVGYKFNEDISL, from the coding sequence ATGAAAGAAATATTGATTATAGAAGATGATCCAGAAATCATCAAACTGTTAGAGATTCATCTTACCGATCTCATTTATAAGACTTCAAAAGCCATGGATGGTGCTGAAGGCTTACTAATGGCGTTAAATAAAGATTATGACCTTATTCTATTGGATCTAACCTTACCAAGTATGGATGGGGTTGAAATTTGCAAAAAACTAAGAGCCGAAAAGAATACACCGGTAATTATGCTTACCGCAAAATCGGAAGAGATAGATCGCGTTTTAGGACTAGAAATTGGTGCGGATGACTACATCACAAAACCATTTAGTATACGCGAGTTATTGGCTCGTATTAAAGCAGTTATGCGACGTACGGACGCACAACAAACTAAAGCGGAAAACACGGCAACTATTGAATGTGAAGGTCTTTTTATAGATATTGATAAACGGAAAGTACTTTTAAACGATTCCAAAGTTGAACTATCTCCAAAGGAATTTGAACTTTTAGTTCTCATGGCCTCCAACCCGGGAAGAAACTACTCACGAACCGAGCTTTTGAATATGATTTGGGGCTATAATTTTGAGGGTTACGAGCATACGGTAAATTCTCATATAAATAGGCTACGAGCTAAAATTGAATCAGACATGGCCAACCCTACTTTTATTCTCACAACTTGGGGCGTTGGCTATAAGTTTAACGAAGACATCTCACTATGA
- a CDS encoding sensor histidine kinase, whose product MSQTEKTLTPKLIKKLWLAFILLVLLMGASFIFITGYFANKYSQETTQRLNADVANHVIAEKFKDASPFLEDGSVNKPLFGDLMHDMMAVNQSIEVYLLNETGEVLYSVVLDHGDKSSIKSVSLSPIEFFIKNKGERFVLGDDPRNIGEQKIFSAAPYSVDGRNGYVYIVLAGKKFQEVSNNLLTQYFTKLGIGATLLTMLFSLIIGLIAIWFLTKNLRLITKTVRKFHDGDLQARIKNPENSDIEVFAKSFNEMADNIVGNMDKMQSIDLLRRELIANVSHDLRTPLAILKGYIETLQIKNESLSEDQKQEYLQITHDNVDKLSNLINQLFEYSKLEAEQVTPVKEPFSITELSHDLIAKFRVLAEQKQIDLQLDNPEENCMVFADVSLVERALQNLIENALKYTQANGKVTLSLQKKGKNVEINITDTGTGIPVNEQPFIFDRYKQVDKSSKKQGYGLGLAIVKKIMDLHDTTITVLSKPKEGSSFIFNLPAYQV is encoded by the coding sequence ATGAGCCAGACAGAAAAAACCTTGACGCCCAAGCTGATCAAAAAACTTTGGTTGGCATTTATCCTTCTGGTCTTATTGATGGGGGCTTCTTTTATATTTATTACCGGGTACTTTGCCAATAAATATAGCCAAGAGACCACGCAACGGCTTAATGCCGATGTTGCAAACCATGTAATAGCTGAAAAGTTTAAAGATGCCTCGCCATTTCTTGAAGATGGTAGTGTAAACAAACCTCTTTTTGGGGATTTAATGCACGATATGATGGCTGTAAACCAAAGTATTGAAGTTTACCTGTTGAATGAGACGGGGGAAGTTCTGTATTCCGTAGTATTAGATCATGGCGACAAAAGTTCTATTAAAAGTGTTTCACTGTCGCCTATAGAATTCTTCATTAAAAATAAAGGCGAGCGTTTTGTTCTTGGAGATGACCCTAGAAATATTGGAGAGCAAAAAATATTTTCGGCGGCACCCTACTCCGTTGATGGGCGCAATGGATATGTTTACATTGTACTAGCTGGTAAAAAATTTCAGGAAGTAAGCAATAATTTATTGACTCAGTATTTTACAAAATTAGGTATTGGTGCAACCTTGCTTACTATGTTGTTTTCACTAATTATTGGCCTTATAGCTATTTGGTTCTTAACTAAGAATTTACGCCTAATTACCAAGACCGTTCGCAAATTCCATGATGGTGACTTACAGGCGCGTATAAAAAATCCCGAGAATTCAGATATTGAAGTGTTTGCCAAATCGTTTAACGAAATGGCGGATAATATTGTGGGAAACATGGATAAAATGCAGTCCATTGATTTGTTGCGAAGGGAATTAATTGCAAACGTATCGCACGATCTCAGGACTCCGTTGGCTATTCTAAAAGGATATATTGAAACGCTCCAGATTAAAAACGAGTCACTTTCCGAAGACCAGAAACAAGAATACCTACAGATAACCCATGACAATGTAGATAAGCTTTCTAACTTGATAAATCAGCTTTTTGAATATTCTAAATTGGAGGCCGAACAAGTAACACCGGTAAAAGAGCCGTTTTCAATAACCGAACTTTCTCATGATCTAATTGCAAAGTTCAGGGTGCTGGCCGAACAGAAGCAAATTGACCTTCAGCTAGATAATCCTGAAGAAAATTGTATGGTCTTTGCTGATGTAAGTCTCGTGGAACGAGCTTTACAAAACCTGATAGAAAATGCTTTGAAGTACACGCAAGCCAATGGAAAGGTTACCCTATCACTCCAGAAAAAAGGAAAAAATGTTGAAATAAACATTACGGATACCGGTACGGGAATTCCCGTAAACGAACAGCCCTTTATATTTGACAGGTATAAACAAGTAGATAAAAGCTCTAAGAAACAAGGCTATGGACTTGGACTTGCCATTGTGAAAAAAATAATGGACTTGCATGACACTACGATCACCGTATTGAGTAAGCCTAAAGAAGGAAGTTCTTTTATATTCAATCTTCCTGCGTATCAAGTTTAA
- a CDS encoding polysaccharide lyase 6 family protein — MRHLSKFLSFIIITISCSLAEAQHTETVKNVAEFNEALLNIQPGDSIVLASGVWMDSELLFEADGTAEKPIILTVQEKGKVTLEGASNLRIAGDHLIVKGLVFKNGYTPTNAVISFRKSREEIANNSRLTECVIDNFNNPERQVQDYWVTIYGKNNRIDHNHIVGKKNLGVTMIVGLDTEDSRENNHKIDHNYFGPRPTYGNNGGETLRIGTSHHALENSNTLVESNYFDRTNGEHEIISNKSCQNTFKYNTFFECTGTLTMRHGNETLVDGNVFIGNGKPSTGGVRVINETQTVINNYHIGLTGYRFRGAFVMMNGVPDSPPNRYVPVINSKVNNNTFVNCDNILFGAGSDEERSQAPRTSEFSENIIYNETKKDIFTIDDDISGVTFKDNILGENSKTTIEKGFKNADMKLVKNEQGFLIPTSKKIKTKVTISPKIATKENTGVSWYSKVDNSVALSSGKTLKVEVGINTLFEIVKNSEAGDIIELEEGGIYLLTKAVKIKHPLTFKTKGTKKATILFERMMAFEIQNGGSLSLENITFDGAKSPDYAGNSVISTSKNSMNDNYKLFIDNCEFKDLVVNHSFDVLRVSKGTFADTISIKNSTFKKITGSIAALDKETDDIGAYNVEYFIMKNNTISELQGAALRLYRGGKDESTFGPFLEVDHNVFDNVGYGKKNKYKAAISLYGVQETDIKNNIFKDSKAIEMHLVVGEPIVKVRNNALSNSEKLVVTGDQKYVVENQWELAPEFMKGSYSLSEDSPFKGKATDGSDLGLK, encoded by the coding sequence ATGAGACACCTAAGCAAATTTTTATCGTTTATTATTATTACCATATCATGCTCTCTTGCTGAAGCGCAGCACACGGAGACCGTAAAAAATGTTGCGGAGTTCAACGAGGCTCTTTTAAATATACAACCCGGAGATAGCATTGTTCTTGCCAGTGGTGTATGGATGGATTCAGAGCTTTTGTTTGAGGCTGATGGTACCGCTGAAAAACCAATTATACTTACCGTTCAAGAAAAAGGAAAAGTAACTTTAGAAGGAGCTTCTAATTTAAGAATAGCGGGAGACCATCTTATTGTTAAAGGGCTTGTCTTTAAAAATGGATATACCCCAACTAATGCCGTGATCTCTTTTAGAAAAAGTAGGGAGGAAATAGCAAATAACTCTCGGTTAACAGAATGTGTAATCGATAATTTTAATAATCCAGAACGACAGGTACAGGACTATTGGGTTACTATTTATGGAAAAAATAATAGGATAGACCATAATCATATTGTAGGTAAAAAGAATCTTGGGGTTACCATGATTGTTGGCTTGGATACAGAAGATAGTAGAGAAAACAATCATAAAATAGACCATAACTATTTTGGCCCTCGTCCTACTTATGGGAACAATGGAGGTGAAACATTAAGAATCGGAACAAGCCATCATGCATTAGAAAATTCAAATACCTTAGTAGAATCCAATTATTTTGACAGAACTAATGGCGAGCATGAAATCATATCAAATAAATCCTGTCAGAATACTTTTAAATACAATACTTTTTTTGAGTGTACGGGAACTTTAACCATGCGCCACGGAAACGAAACTTTGGTGGACGGTAACGTTTTTATTGGTAATGGAAAGCCAAGTACAGGTGGTGTTCGTGTGATTAACGAAACACAAACGGTAATCAATAATTACCATATTGGTTTAACGGGGTACCGTTTTAGAGGAGCCTTTGTAATGATGAACGGAGTGCCAGATTCTCCGCCAAACCGCTATGTACCCGTAATTAATTCTAAGGTGAACAACAACACTTTTGTAAATTGCGATAATATTCTTTTTGGTGCTGGTAGTGACGAAGAAAGAAGTCAAGCACCACGAACATCGGAATTTTCAGAGAATATTATTTACAATGAAACTAAGAAAGACATCTTTACTATTGATGATGACATTAGCGGAGTGACTTTCAAGGATAATATTTTAGGTGAAAATTCGAAGACCACTATAGAGAAAGGGTTTAAGAATGCTGATATGAAGTTGGTGAAAAACGAGCAGGGGTTTTTAATTCCTACATCAAAAAAAATTAAGACTAAGGTTACCATAAGCCCAAAAATTGCAACTAAGGAGAACACGGGGGTAAGTTGGTACTCCAAAGTAGATAATTCCGTAGCATTAAGTTCTGGTAAAACACTAAAAGTAGAAGTGGGCATAAATACGTTATTTGAAATCGTTAAAAATTCGGAAGCGGGTGATATTATTGAGTTAGAAGAAGGAGGTATTTATTTATTGACGAAAGCCGTTAAAATAAAACATCCGCTTACTTTTAAAACTAAGGGAACTAAAAAAGCGACTATTTTGTTCGAAAGGATGATGGCTTTTGAGATTCAAAATGGCGGTAGTCTGTCTTTGGAGAACATTACTTTTGATGGGGCTAAATCTCCTGATTATGCGGGTAATTCGGTTATCAGTACAAGTAAAAACTCTATGAATGACAACTACAAATTATTCATTGATAATTGCGAGTTTAAAGATTTGGTAGTAAATCATTCATTTGATGTTTTAAGGGTTTCTAAAGGCACATTTGCGGATACCATCAGCATTAAAAATTCGACCTTTAAAAAAATCACGGGTAGCATTGCGGCATTAGATAAGGAGACGGATGATATTGGAGCGTATAACGTGGAATACTTTATTATGAAGAACAACACCATTAGCGAGTTACAAGGTGCGGCTTTACGTTTGTACAGAGGTGGTAAAGACGAAAGTACTTTTGGTCCGTTTTTGGAGGTGGACCACAATGTGTTTGATAATGTGGGTTATGGCAAGAAAAACAAATATAAAGCTGCCATCTCTTTGTATGGCGTTCAAGAGACGGATATAAAAAACAATATTTTTAAGGATAGCAAGGCTATTGAAATGCACTTGGTAGTTGGTGAGCCAATCGTTAAAGTGCGTAATAATGCCTTAAGTAACTCGGAAAAACTTGTAGTAACAGGAGACCAAAAGTATGTTGTAGAAAACCAATGGGAGTTGGCTCCTGAATTCATGAAGGGCTCTTATTCCCTTAGTGAAGATTCCCCTTTTAAAGGAAAAGCTACTGATGGTAGTGATTTAGGGTTGAAATAA
- a CDS encoding chondroitinase-B domain-containing protein has product MMKTRLLVISVALLFFSFTTEAQKEETYVNDIAELNAAINSARPGDEIIMANGNWDDVQIKFVGYGKQGQPITLKAETAGKVIISSQSDLKLGGEYLVVSGLYFTNGASPSDAVIDFAINKDTVANHSRVTNTVILDFNKVQRNQTDLWVLFNGRYNELDHCYIAGKSNRGPTVRIDLAGNKSIKNYHKIHDNYFGPRPPKGGPSAETIQLGNSYTSMAPSYTMVSNNFFDRCNGEVEIISSKSNFNEFRNNVFYKSEGSLVTRHGNYCIVDGNYFIGDTSSEQIGGIRLIGTGHWVTNNYFYNLKGKTFRSPLAVMNGIPKSPLNRYLQVTDVVVANNSWINCDSPWQFGVGANVDQKDILPLSEIRSARPIRTTVANNLIYNDKGDEQPIIAHDSIDGIDFESNIINNQGVSFKEVPGLERKDFTVSELEKNVFIPTNDISGTELYNGFEFEQIKTDIFGNSRADSNSVGAIVKAPAEKLNIMDRSQYGPDWYSSGMAKNEVHRNHSVGSVSQLTKAIKNAKSGDTIVLTSSRYKLKTSLKIDKNLTIRSVDKTKKASIQYYGPAKSPAFEMNPKGELTLKSVVLKGTDEQYAFASLKNNMSSLYNLTVVDSEISNFDYVLKAYKYSFSEYIKFKSTAIVNCANGLELSEETDDRGEYNAENIFIDDCQFTEVGKNVIDYYRGGYDESTVGGNLIVTNSVFTKCGEHEEDGILINTYGIINVELSGNTFQDNAVKFVARLWGAKNNTHSNNQIQNSGELIVEENLPLKLMY; this is encoded by the coding sequence ATGATGAAAACTAGATTATTAGTAATAAGTGTCGCTCTTTTATTTTTTTCGTTTACAACTGAAGCTCAAAAGGAAGAGACGTATGTTAACGATATTGCGGAGTTGAATGCCGCCATTAATTCCGCAAGGCCGGGAGATGAAATTATAATGGCCAATGGGAATTGGGATGACGTGCAAATAAAATTTGTAGGTTATGGTAAACAGGGTCAACCTATAACTTTAAAAGCTGAAACCGCAGGTAAGGTAATTATAAGTAGCCAATCCGATTTAAAACTTGGTGGGGAATACTTGGTTGTTAGTGGTTTATATTTTACCAACGGGGCATCTCCTTCTGATGCCGTTATAGATTTTGCCATCAATAAAGATACTGTGGCCAATCATTCCCGGGTAACAAACACCGTAATTTTAGATTTCAATAAAGTTCAAAGAAACCAGACGGATCTCTGGGTACTTTTTAATGGACGTTATAATGAATTGGACCATTGTTACATAGCTGGGAAATCTAACAGAGGACCTACCGTTAGAATTGATTTAGCCGGAAACAAAAGCATAAAGAACTACCACAAAATACATGATAACTATTTTGGGCCAAGACCTCCAAAAGGCGGGCCTAGTGCAGAAACCATACAACTTGGCAATAGTTATACCTCAATGGCCCCAAGCTATACCATGGTATCCAACAATTTCTTTGATAGATGTAATGGGGAAGTAGAAATTATCTCAAGCAAATCAAATTTTAATGAATTCAGGAACAATGTTTTTTATAAGAGTGAAGGTTCCTTGGTAACAAGACATGGTAACTATTGCATAGTAGACGGTAATTATTTTATAGGCGATACCAGTTCTGAGCAAATAGGAGGGATTAGGTTAATAGGCACTGGGCATTGGGTTACCAATAATTATTTCTATAATCTAAAAGGCAAGACCTTTAGAAGTCCGCTTGCTGTAATGAACGGTATTCCAAAATCTCCGCTTAATAGATATTTGCAGGTAACGGACGTGGTGGTAGCCAATAACTCATGGATTAACTGTGATTCGCCGTGGCAGTTTGGAGTGGGGGCAAATGTAGACCAAAAGGATATTCTTCCACTTTCTGAAATCCGGTCGGCGAGACCTATTCGCACGACTGTTGCGAACAACCTAATTTATAATGATAAGGGAGATGAGCAACCTATTATAGCTCACGATTCTATAGATGGAATTGATTTTGAAAGTAATATTATCAACAACCAAGGTGTTTCATTTAAAGAAGTTCCAGGATTAGAGCGTAAAGACTTTACAGTTTCGGAATTGGAGAAAAACGTTTTTATTCCTACAAACGATATATCAGGTACGGAGCTGTACAATGGTTTTGAATTTGAACAGATTAAAACGGACATCTTTGGAAACTCCAGGGCAGATAGTAACTCTGTGGGAGCCATTGTTAAAGCACCAGCTGAAAAGCTAAATATTATGGATAGGTCGCAATACGGACCTGATTGGTATAGTTCAGGAATGGCTAAAAATGAGGTTCATAGGAATCATTCCGTAGGTTCGGTTTCTCAATTGACAAAAGCTATTAAAAACGCAAAAAGTGGTGATACTATAGTCTTGACTTCCAGCCGATATAAACTTAAAACCTCGTTAAAGATTGATAAGAACCTGACCATTCGCTCTGTAGATAAAACTAAAAAAGCTTCCATTCAATATTACGGGCCAGCAAAATCCCCAGCGTTTGAAATGAATCCAAAAGGAGAGCTTACCCTAAAAAGTGTTGTTTTAAAAGGTACTGATGAGCAGTATGCTTTTGCGAGTTTAAAGAACAATATGTCCAGTTTGTACAATCTTACCGTTGTGGATTCTGAAATATCCAATTTTGACTATGTGCTAAAAGCCTATAAATATTCATTCTCGGAGTACATCAAATTTAAATCTACTGCGATTGTTAACTGCGCAAACGGTTTAGAATTATCAGAAGAGACTGATGATCGTGGCGAATACAATGCAGAAAATATATTCATTGATGATTGTCAGTTTACGGAGGTGGGTAAGAACGTAATTGATTACTATAGAGGGGGGTATGATGAGTCTACGGTAGGTGGAAATTTAATTGTGACCAATAGCGTCTTTACAAAATGCGGTGAGCACGAGGAAGATGGTATTTTAATCAATACCTATGGGATTATCAATGTTGAGCTTTCAGGAAATACATTTCAGGACAACGCTGTAAAATTTGTTGCCCGCCTTTGGGGAGCGAAAAACAATACACATTCTAATAACCAAATACAGAATTCAGGAGAATTGATTGTAGAAGAAAATTTGCCACTTAAGCTTATGTACTAA
- a CDS encoding Kelch repeat-containing protein, producing MKFNNLLLASVFLVIFSACSEDDLLADIPETETEQQEEQQEEEEQESENNAPDAFSLSTLENGAVDAEINPLLTWAATTDQDDDTITYKLVLDINESPETTIAENLTTTEFSITEGLNRNKTYYWKVIATDGNGGETESTETFSFTTKGFALSESALTANAQFSKRRNHSITEFDGKLWLIGGGDDNSIYDDVWSSVDGETWQLEVEDPFGFFSKNNHTAIVFKNKFWIIGGGFSDIWSSTNGIDWVRNDLSGPFGSREGHSTVVYDGKLWVIGGTKVNEQMNDVWYSEDGITWTEAASSTQFSPRTDHTTIVFNGKMYLMGGTSIQDFSPLFYNDIYTSTDGINWTEVATESVFEIRANQTSLVYDNKMWVIGGWQAVTNQETMEQDVISFADVWYSDNGTQWNKLNGNDSYPGRLGHASVLFENKILISGGLNIDQDDNLRTHYNDVWVIE from the coding sequence ATGAAGTTTAACAACCTACTTTTAGCAAGTGTTTTTCTTGTAATTTTCAGCGCATGTTCCGAGGACGATTTGTTAGCTGATATCCCAGAAACTGAAACAGAACAACAAGAAGAGCAACAGGAAGAGGAAGAACAGGAATCCGAAAACAATGCCCCTGATGCGTTCAGCCTATCCACTCTAGAAAATGGTGCCGTAGATGCAGAAATAAATCCCCTTTTGACCTGGGCTGCGACCACAGATCAAGATGATGACACAATAACCTATAAACTTGTTTTGGATATAAATGAATCTCCTGAAACTACTATAGCCGAAAACCTTACTACAACAGAGTTTTCCATTACGGAAGGCTTAAACCGAAATAAAACCTACTACTGGAAAGTAATTGCTACGGACGGTAATGGAGGTGAAACCGAAAGTACCGAAACTTTTAGCTTTACCACGAAAGGCTTCGCTTTATCCGAATCTGCCCTTACCGCTAATGCACAATTTAGCAAAAGAAGAAACCACAGTATTACCGAATTTGACGGAAAACTATGGTTGATAGGTGGCGGTGATGACAATTCTATATATGATGATGTATGGTCTTCTGTAGATGGTGAGACTTGGCAGCTAGAAGTAGAAGACCCGTTTGGTTTTTTCAGCAAAAACAATCATACCGCTATTGTGTTCAAAAACAAGTTCTGGATTATTGGTGGCGGTTTTAGTGATATCTGGTCATCTACCAATGGTATAGATTGGGTACGAAATGATTTATCCGGTCCGTTCGGTTCTAGAGAAGGACATTCTACTGTAGTTTATGATGGTAAGTTATGGGTTATTGGTGGAACTAAGGTAAATGAACAAATGAATGACGTTTGGTACTCCGAAGACGGTATAACTTGGACAGAAGCAGCCTCAAGCACGCAATTTTCTCCACGTACAGACCACACTACTATTGTATTTAATGGTAAAATGTACTTAATGGGAGGAACCTCTATTCAAGATTTTTCTCCGTTATTTTACAATGATATCTACACGTCAACCGATGGTATTAACTGGACGGAAGTAGCTACTGAATCCGTATTCGAAATTCGTGCTAATCAAACTTCATTAGTTTATGATAATAAAATGTGGGTCATTGGTGGCTGGCAAGCTGTAACGAATCAAGAAACGATGGAGCAAGATGTTATATCATTTGCAGATGTGTGGTATTCAGATAATGGAACCCAATGGAATAAACTGAACGGCAACGATTCCTATCCTGGAAGATTAGGACACGCTTCAGTATTATTTGAAAAT